The proteins below are encoded in one region of Carcharodon carcharias isolate sCarCar2 chromosome 27 unlocalized genomic scaffold, sCarCar2.pri SUPER_27_unloc_6, whole genome shotgun sequence:
- the LOC121273947 gene encoding zinc finger protein 239-like, with protein MDGQSTVHAGEIPWKCGDCGMGFRFPSELETHRRTHTGERPFTCFVCGKGFTRSSSLLRHQRVHTGEKPFACPDCGSGFTRSSGLVQHQRVHTGERPFTCPECGQEFTRSSGLHQHQQLHTGERPFTCSQCGKGFTESSFLLRHQRVHTGERPFTCSECGMGFIQLSHLLTHQRVHTDERPFKCADCGKCYKSSGNLMSHQRVHTDERPFRCSHCGTGFRESSQLTIHQRTHTGERPFTCSKCGKGFTRSSSLLRHQQVHK; from the coding sequence ATGGACGGACAAAGCACCGTTCATGCTGGGGAGataccgtggaaatgtggggattgtgggatgggattcagattcccatctgagctggaaactcatcgacgcactcacactggggagagaccgttcacctgcttcgtatgtgggaagggatttactcgaTCGTCCAGCCtgttgagacaccagcgagttcacactggggagaagccgtttGCCTGCCCTGATTGTGGGAGTGGATTTACGCGATCATCAGGGCTGGTacaacaccagcgagttcacacaggggagagaccgttcacctgccccGAGTGTGGGCAGGAGTTCACCCGATCATCAGGACTGCATCAACACCAGCaacttcacactggggagagaccgttcacctgctcccagtgtgggaagggattcactgagtCATCCttcctgctgagacaccagcgagttcacacaggggagagaccattcacctgctccgagtgtgggatgggATTCATTCAATTATCgcatctgctgacacaccagcgagttcacactgacgagagaccttttaaatgtgcAGACTGCGGGAAATGCTACAAAAGTTCCGGGAacctgatgtcccatcaacgtgttcacactgacgagagaccattcaggtgctctcactgtgggactgggttcagggaATCATCTCAACTCACTATACACCAGcgaactcacactggggagagaccattcacctgctccaagtgtgggaagggattcactcggtcatccagcctgctgagacaTCAGCAAGTTCACAAGTAA